Below is a genomic region from Neorhizobium galegae.
CGTGCAACAGCAGGCCGAGCTTCATGCGTTCGCCGGCAAGCTCGCCATAGGAGAGCGAGCCCATGCCGGTCAGGATGGCGGTCAGGCCCTTCTTGGAATTGGCCTCGACATTCCTGGTGGCCTTGCCCTTCGGGCCCCAGGCGGTGACCATGTCCTTGAGATCGGAGACGAGCAGGGCGGACGCGGCCATCAGGTAATCGGCGCGGCGATCGCAATGGCCGTTGGTGCAATTGGCCTTGTCGTAGTCGGTATAGGAGCGCTTGCCGGCGCCCGGTCCGGTGCCGTTCAGATCCTGGCCCCAGAGCAGGAATTCGATGACATGGTAGCCGGTCGCGACGTTCGCCTCGATCTCGCCGGCCTCGTTCAGGCTGCGCAGCGTCTTGGCGTCGAACTTCGAAAGGTTGAGCGTCTTGCCGTTGACCTTGATCTTCGGGTTGGCAATGACGTTAGCGGTATAGAGTGCGTTCTCGTCGCTCTCCTTGCCGTAGGAGGCGTCGACATAGTCGATCAGGCCTTCATCGAGCGGCCAGGCATTCACCTTGCCTTCCCAATCGTCGACGATCGGGTTGCCGAAACGATAGACTTCCGTCTGCTGGTAGGGAACGCGGGCAGCGATCCATGCGTCCTTGGCAGCCTTCAGCGTCTCTTCGCCGGGCTTGGCGATCAGCGCGCTGACAGCCTTGTCGAGCGCCTGCGCGGTCGTCAGCGAATCTTCGTACTTCGCATGTGCCAGTTCGGCATAGTGTTTTAGGACGGCGGCGGATGTGGTGGCGGCCTGCGCCTCTGTCACGACGAACGCCGCGGAGGCGGCGAAAAGCGCCAGGGCGGCGCCGAGAACGGTCTTGCGGATCATGTCCCTCTCCTTCCGGCCCGGATCTCTCCCCGGCCGTCAAGGGTTCATCGCGCAATTGGAAACTGGTGTCAAACTATCTAGTTTAGAACAATTTGAAAGTAGAACTCGACTTTGACTTTGACCCTGACGCACTCAAACTTTGCGTTGCATACGGCAGAAAAAGAATCCGTCCGTATCGGTACTTGCGGGCGTCAGCGTCACTGTCAGCGCATCCTGCGATCGTGGATGGGGCGTGTCTTTTCCAAAAATCTGATCCCAGCGGGCTGCCGCCGACGTGATCGAGAATTCGGGATTTTCAGCGCAGAAGCGGGAAACCTGCGCGTCGTTCTCCTCCGGCAGAACGGAACAGGTGACGTAAAGAAGCGCGCCGTTCGGCTTCACGAAGGCGGCGGCTTCGGAGAGCGCTTCCTGCTGCTGGGCGAGGCGCTCGTCCAGGTTCTTCGGGGTCAGTCGCCATTTGGTGTCCGGCCGGCGGCGCCATGTGCCGGTGCCGGTGCAGGGGGCATCGACCAGGACCGCGTCCAGCTTGCCCTTCAGCGTGTTGAGCTGGCGCGCGTCGTCATGCACCTGCACATTGCGGGTGCCGGCGCGGCGCAGCCGCTCGATGATCGGCGCCAGCCGCTTGCGGTCGGCGTCATAGGCGTGGATCTGGCCCTTGTTGTGCATGGCGGCCGCCATAGCGAGCGTCTTGCCGCCGCCGCCGGCGCAGTAATCGAGAACCTGGTCGTGTTCGCCCGGCTGCACGAGTTCGGCGACGATCTGCGAGCCTTCGTCCTGAACTTCGAACCAGCCTTTCTGGAACGAAAGCTCGGCGGTAACGTTGGGCAGGCGGGATGCTCCCTCGCCGGCGGCAATCCGGATGCCGTTGCGGGCGATGCGCGAAGCCTTTGCGTTCGAGCGTTCCAACGCCTTGACGACCTTCTCGCGAGACGCCTTCAGCGTGTTGGCGCGCAGATCGAGGGTCGGGCGGTCGGCCAGTGCCTTGGCCTCAACGAGCCAGTCCTCGCCGAAATTGGCTTCGAAGGACGGCTGGATCCAGTCGGGTATGTCGCCCTGCACGTGCAGGGGCGCATCCTCAAGGTTGCGGGAGGCGAGCGACGAGAGGTTCGCCTCGGTCAGGGCCGGTGGCGCGAAACGGTCGTCGGTAAACTCGGCCTGGAGTGCCTCGGGTGTGAAGCCCCATTGCCGGATCAGGACCGCGTAGGCGAGGGCCGCCGGGCTTTCGTCGTCCATGAGCCAGGCATGCGACAGACGCATGCGCAACGCGTCGTAGACGATGTTGCCGATTGCGGCACGATCGCCGGAACCGGCGAAACGATGGGCGAGGCCCCAGTCCTTGAGGGCATCGGCGACAGGGCGCCTGCGCGTCTCGATATCGGCCAGCACCTCAATGGCCCCGGCAATTCGTCCGCCCAATCGCATGTCGCTCTCCGTGTCGGTTGCACCCGTGTGGCACGGGTCGTAACCGTGATCGCGCGATAGGGCAATAGGCCGGTCTAAACCGTCCCTCTGGCCAGCCTCAGCCTTCGATCGCTTTCAGGCCCTTGCCCGGGACCTTCTGATCGCTGGCGTCGACGATCTGGTAACAGACCTGGGCGGTGCCGGAGCTGATCATGCCGATGTTCTTGGCTGCGGCCTTGGAAACGTCGATCACCCGGCCGCGGATGAATGGCCCGCGGTCGTTGATGCGAACGACGACGCTTTTGCCGTTGCGCTTGTTCGTCACGACAACCTTGGTGCCGAATGGCAGCGTCCGGTGGGCCGCCGTCATCAGAGAGGGGTTCATTCTTTCCCCGGATGCGGTCTTCGATCCGAGGGCATACCAGGATGCGTGACCGCATCCGGGCGCAGCATTGGCCTGCGCGGCGCCGAGAGTTGCAAAAGCAGCAATGGAGGCCGCGGCGAAAGTCGAGCGTCGAATTGTTGTCAAGTCGGTCGTCCCCGTTCGTTTTGTCCCTGCACGTTGCGTGCAAAACGGCTAAGCGGGGCGAAAAGTGGCAAAAAAGTGGGACTTTCGATCACGGAACGTTACAGTCTGTAACATTTGTGATTAGATTGCCGTCGATCTTTTTAAGAAGCCAGCTAAGCTTCTTCGGAAGAAAACCTTTAAAAACAGTCAGAAAGCGGAATGTAGTTTCAGCGAGACTCGCAAGAAGTCTGCGATCACGAAAATTGCAGAAAAAAATTTATCGTGATGCGAGGCCTATGGCCTCATTTGGGCAAATTTTGTGGCGCTCAGCCGTAAGTATTAAGAAATAATAACTAGATCAACCGATCAGGATGAAAATTTCAACCGTTTCAAAATGGGAATTTCAACCTCGCCAGCGGCGCGAGGTCCACATTTCGGCGAGCGACATCCGGTAGTTCGGGAAGCGGAATTCGAAGCCCGCGGCGCGGATCCTGGCGTTGGAAACGCGCTTGTTGGCGCCATAGAAGGAGCGCGCCATTGGCGTCATGTCGGCAGTCTCGAAATCCTGTTCCGGCGGCGGCTCGACACCCATCAGGCGTGCCGCTTCGACGATGACATCCTGCGGCGGACCGGGCTCATCGTCGGTGACATTATATAGGCCGCCCATATTGCCCTTCGCGAGGAAGAGCGCCGCGCCGGCGATATCCTCGACGCGGATCCGGTTGAAGACTTGGCCTCTCTTTATAATGCGCCGCGCAGTGCCGCGGGCAAGGTTGACGAAGGCGTTGCGGCCGGGGCCGTAGATACCGGAGAGGCGCAGGCTCGCCACCGGCAGACCGGCGGCCCGCCCTTCCGTGGCCCAGGCCTCTTCCGTATCGACCCGCTCGACCGACCGGCCCTGGATCGGGCTGCCCGGGGTCTCCTCGGTGACCCAGCCGCCGCCATGATCGCCATAAACGCCGACGGTCGAGAGATAACCCACCCATTCGAGCTTCGGGCAAAGCGCGCGCAGCTGCCCCGAGACGAGCTTGAGCAGCGGATCGCCCTCGGTGCCGGGCGGGATCGACTGCACCAGGTGCGTCGTCTCCCGAAGCTCGGCCAGCAGTTCGCCGCTGAACGGGCTGCCGTCGAACACGAAGGCCTTGATGTCATGGGCCGCAAGCTCCAGTGCCTTGTGGGCCGTTCTGACGGTGCCGGAGACCCGATGGCCTTCGGATTTGAAGGCCTCGGCGATTGCCCGCCCCGAATAGCCGCATCCGAAGATCATCACATTCATCAGGCCGCTCCCGCCAATCGCCATTCTTCCCGCACTTCCGGATCGTCTTCCACACCGCGTGCCTCGGCAAACCGCGAGAAGTCGTCTTCTGTCATCAGCCGCTTCAGGGCCCATATAGCCATGCCGCGCACCACGGGCGAGGGGTCGCTCGCAAGTTCGAGACATTGCCCAGCGAGCCTGGCGTCACCGGAATTGCCGGCAGCGATCAGCACGTTGCGGATGAACCGGTCGCGGCCGATGCGCTTGACCGGCGAGCCGCTGAAGAAGGTTCGAAAGGTCGCATCGTCCAGGGTCAGCAGAAACCCGATCGACGGTTCCTTCAGGTCTTCGCGCGCCTGCAGCTTCATTTCCGAGGCGCTTGCCGCGAACTTGTTCCAGGGGCAGGCAGCAAGACAGTCGTCGCAGCCATAGATGCGGTTGCCGATCAATGGCCGGAATTCCGGATCGATCGGGCCTTTGTGTTCGATCGTCAGGTATGAAATGCAGCGGCGCGCGTCGAGCCGATAGGGAGCCGGAAAGGCAGCCGTCGGACAGGCGTCGAGACAGGCCCGGCAGGAGCCGCAATGGTCGGTCTCGGGCGCGTCTATAACAAGGTCGGCCGTGGTGAACAGGCTGCCGAGGAAAAGCCAGGAGCCATGGGTGCGGCTAACGAGATTGGTATGCTTGCCCTGCCAGCCGAGCCCAGCCGCCTCCGCCAGCGGCTTTTCCATCACCGGTGCGGTATCGACGAAGACCTTCACGTCCTCGCCGGCGCGCGCGGCAAAGCGCGTGGCGATCTCTTTCAGCCGGCCCTTGATGACGTCGTGATAGTCGCGGTTGCGCGCATAGACCGAGATCGCCGCCTTGTCGTGCTTTTCGAGTACGCCGCGCGGGTC
It encodes:
- a CDS encoding SDR family oxidoreductase, producing MNVMIFGCGYSGRAIAEAFKSEGHRVSGTVRTAHKALELAAHDIKAFVFDGSPFSGELLAELRETTHLVQSIPPGTEGDPLLKLVSGQLRALCPKLEWVGYLSTVGVYGDHGGGWVTEETPGSPIQGRSVERVDTEEAWATEGRAAGLPVASLRLSGIYGPGRNAFVNLARGTARRIIKRGQVFNRIRVEDIAGAALFLAKGNMGGLYNVTDDEPGPPQDVIVEAARLMGVEPPPEQDFETADMTPMARSFYGANKRVSNARIRAAGFEFRFPNYRMSLAEMWTSRRWRG
- a CDS encoding RsmB/NOP family class I SAM-dependent RNA methyltransferase, with the protein product MRLGGRIAGAIEVLADIETRRRPVADALKDWGLAHRFAGSGDRAAIGNIVYDALRMRLSHAWLMDDESPAALAYAVLIRQWGFTPEALQAEFTDDRFAPPALTEANLSSLASRNLEDAPLHVQGDIPDWIQPSFEANFGEDWLVEAKALADRPTLDLRANTLKASREKVVKALERSNAKASRIARNGIRIAAGEGASRLPNVTAELSFQKGWFEVQDEGSQIVAELVQPGEHDQVLDYCAGGGGKTLAMAAAMHNKGQIHAYDADRKRLAPIIERLRRAGTRNVQVHDDARQLNTLKGKLDAVLVDAPCTGTGTWRRRPDTKWRLTPKNLDERLAQQQEALSEAAAFVKPNGALLYVTCSVLPEENDAQVSRFCAENPEFSITSAAARWDQIFGKDTPHPRSQDALTVTLTPASTDTDGFFFCRMQRKV
- a CDS encoding septal ring lytic transglycosylase RlpA family protein codes for the protein MTTIRRSTFAAASIAAFATLGAAQANAAPGCGHASWYALGSKTASGERMNPSLMTAAHRTLPFGTKVVVTNKRNGKSVVVRINDRGPFIRGRVIDVSKAAAKNIGMISSGTAQVCYQIVDASDQKVPGKGLKAIEG
- the queG gene encoding tRNA epoxyqueuosine(34) reductase QueG, giving the protein MRTLISDATSREEEKALPRREKLTAFIREEAKAQGFDLCHVTGPDSIPRAPERLEIFLADGHHGSMDWMAETRLRRADPKVLWDQVRSIVMFGLNYGPDEDPRGVLEKHDKAAISVYARNRDYHDVIKGRLKEIATRFAARAGEDVKVFVDTAPVMEKPLAEAAGLGWQGKHTNLVSRTHGSWLFLGSLFTTADLVIDAPETDHCGSCRACLDACPTAAFPAPYRLDARRCISYLTIEHKGPIDPEFRPLIGNRIYGCDDCLAACPWNKFAASASEMKLQAREDLKEPSIGFLLTLDDATFRTFFSGSPVKRIGRDRFIRNVLIAAGNSGDARLAGQCLELASDPSPVVRGMAIWALKRLMTEDDFSRFAEARGVEDDPEVREEWRLAGAA
- a CDS encoding imelysin family protein, translating into MIRKTVLGAALALFAASAAFVVTEAQAATTSAAVLKHYAELAHAKYEDSLTTAQALDKAVSALIAKPGEETLKAAKDAWIAARVPYQQTEVYRFGNPIVDDWEGKVNAWPLDEGLIDYVDASYGKESDENALYTANVIANPKIKVNGKTLNLSKFDAKTLRSLNEAGEIEANVATGYHVIEFLLWGQDLNGTGPGAGKRSYTDYDKANCTNGHCDRRADYLMAASALLVSDLKDMVTAWGPKGKATRNVEANSKKGLTAILTGMGSLSYGELAGERMKLGLLLHDPEEEHDCFSDNTYNSHLNDAIGIKSAYTGDYTRVDGTKMTGPSLSELVAATDKSLDTEMLGKLDATLAAMNAMADRAKKVEAYDQMIGEGNKEGNAVVQKAIDGLIDQSKSVERVIASLKLGKVELEGSDSLDNPDAVFK